A single Saccopteryx bilineata isolate mSacBil1 chromosome 11, mSacBil1_pri_phased_curated, whole genome shotgun sequence DNA region contains:
- the VCAM1 gene encoding vascular cell adhesion protein 1 yields MVGTLAASSILWMAFAACLAFKLEMVPEDRVVAQIGSSVSLTCSTRGCESPAFSWRTLTDSPLNGRVRSEGTSSTLTMDPVSFENEHSYLCTATCRSKKVEKAEKRIEVHIYSFPKDPEIRFSGLLEVGKPVTATCSVPDIYPAERLEVDLLKGQQLLKNQDFPDPMEKKSLETKSVEVTFTPTREDMGKALVCRAQLHDEEINAELRQRETTERLQVYISPKNTVISVSPSTRLREGGSVTMTCSGKGLPAPRIFWSKQLDSGHLQPLSGNATLTLIAMRTEDSGIYACEAVNAVGRERTQVELIVQEKLFTVEVSPGPQIAAQIGDAVVLTCGVQGCESPLSFSWRTQTDSPLSGKVRMEGNTSTLTLSPVSFENGRSYLCAVTCGRKKLEKEVKVDLYSFPRDPEIEMGGVLVNGKPATVSCNISSVYPLDRLQVELLKGGRIMARKDFLEDRENQSLETGSLETTFIPTAEDTGSELVCRAKLHIGGMELEPKQRQSTQTLHVNTAPGNTTISVSPSPTLREGGSVNMTCSSDGLPAPRIRWSRRLGNGHLQLLSENTTLTLLSAEVEDSGVYVCEASNRAGISREEVRLIVQVASNDIQLTASPSEHVKEGDTVTISCTCGNVPHTWIILKKKEKTGDTVLQAVEGAYTIQQAQLEDAGVYECESKNAIGLQLRRIKLDVTGRENDKDYFSPGLLVLYCVSSVIITAIGMIVYFARKANMKGSYSLVEAQKSKV; encoded by the exons ATGGTCGGGACCTTGGCGGCCTCCAGCATACTTTGGATGGCGTTTGCAGCTT GTCTAGCGTTTAAACTGGAGATGGTCCCGGAGGACCGCGTGGTGGCTCAGATCGGCTCCTCGGTCTCGCTGACCTGCAGCACCAGGGGCTGCGAGTCCCCCGCCTTCTCCTGGAGGACCCTGACAGACAGCCCGCTGAACGGGAGGGTGCGGAGCGAGGGGACCTCGTCCACGCTGACCATGGACCCTGTCAGCTTCGAGAACGAGCACTCCTACCTGTGCACGGCCACGTGCCGGTCCAAGAAGGTGGAGAAGGCGGAGAAGAGGATCGAGGTGCACATCTACT CTTTCCCTAAGGACCCCGAGATTCGCTTCAGCGGCCTTCTGGAGGTGGGCAAGCCGGTCACAGCCACGTGTTCGGTCCCTGACATCTACCCAGCTGAAAGGCTGGAGGTCGACTTGCTGAAGGGCCAGCAGCTCTTGAAAAATCAGGACTTTCCGGATCCCATGGAGAAGAAGTCCCTGGAAACCAAGAGCGTGGAAGTGACCTTCACGCCCACCCGTGAGGATATGGGGAAAGCCCTGGTTTGCCGAGCTCAGCTACACGACGAGGAGATTAACGCCGAGCTCCGACAGAGGGAGACGACGGAGCGCCTGCAGGTCTACA TCTCTCCCAAGAACACCGTCATCTCTGTGAGCCCCTCCACAAGGCTGCGAGAAGGTGGCTCCGTGACCATGACGTGTTCCGGCAAAGGCCTGCCAGCTCCGCGCATTTTCTGGAGCAAGCAACTAGACAGCGGGCACCTGCAGCCCCTCTCCGGGAACGCCACCCTCACGCTAATTGCTATGAGGACAGAAGACTCTGGAATTTATGCGTGTGAAGCCGTTAATgcggtggggagagaaagaacacAGGTGGAGTTAATTGTTCAAG AAAAACTGTTTACGGTTGAGGTCTCCCCCGGACCCCAGATTGCTGCTCAGATCGGCGACGCAGTTGTTTTGACCTGTGGGGTCCAGGGCTGTGAGTCCCCCCTGTCTTTCTCGTGGAGGACCCAGACAGACAGCCCCCTGAGCGGGAAGGTGCGGATGGAGGGGAACACGTCCACGCTGACCCTGAGCCCTGTGAGTTTTGAGAACGGACGTTCTTACCTGTGCGCCGTGACCTGTGGGCGTAAGAAGCTGGAAAAGGAAGTGAAGGTGGATCTCTACT CGTTCCCGAGGGACCCAGAGATCGAGATGGGCGGCGTGTTGGTGAACGGCAAGCCGGCCACAGTGAGCTGCAACATTTCCAGCGTGTACCCCTTAGACCGGCTGCAGGTCGAGCTGCTGAAGGGGGGGCGTATCATGGCGAGGAAGGACTTTCTGGAGGACAGGGAAAATCAGTCCCTGGAGACGGGGAGTTTGGAAACGACCTTCATCCCCACTGCTGAAGACACCGGCAGCGAGCTTGTTTGTCGGGCTAAGTTACATATTGGCGGGATGGAACTTGAACCCAAACAGAGGCAGAGTACACAGACGCTGCATGTGAACA CTGCCCCCGGAAACACCACCATCTcagtcagcccctcccccaccctgaggGAAGGTGGGTCCGTGAATATGACATGCTCTAGCGACGGCCTTCCAGCCCCCAGAATCCGGTGGAGCAGGCGGCTGGGCAACGGGCATCTACAGCTTCTTTCCGAGAACACAACGCTCACCTTACTTTCTGCCGAAGTGGAAGATTCTGGCGTGTACGTGTGTGAAGCGAGTAACCGGGCTGGAATAAGCAGAGAAGAAGTCAGATTAATCGTTCAAG TCGCTTCCAACGACATACAGCTTACAGCTTCTCCTTCTGAGCACGTCAAGGAAGGAGACACTGTCACCATCTCCTGCACTTGTGGAAATGTCCCCCACACGTGGATTATcctgaagaaaaaggagaagacagGGGACACGGTGCTGCAGGCCGTGGAAGGCGCGTACACCATCCAGCAGGCCCAGCTAGAGGACGCGGGCGTGTACGAGTGCGAATCGAAAAACGCGATCGGCTTGCAGTTGAGAAGGATCAAGCTGGATGTGACAG GAAGAGAAAATGACAAGGACTATTTTTCTCCCGGACTTCTGGTGCTTTACTGCGTGTCCTCCGTTATCATAACGGCCATCGGGATGATCGTTTACTTTGCCAGGAAAGCCAACATGAAGGGGTCGTACAGTCTGGTAGAAGCACAGAAATCCAAAGTGTAG